The following proteins come from a genomic window of Alosa sapidissima isolate fAloSap1 chromosome 22, fAloSap1.pri, whole genome shotgun sequence:
- the LOC121696989 gene encoding uncharacterized protein LOC121696989: MTASLTPRRADSLTEALTGFRLGRLVTAHKVQRLFGLMAAAAAVLPGPLQCWFNAFQLHPRDDRHVKLRVSPACIRALRPWTERRFLLQGVPLGGLPHKRQVISTDASLTGWGAVWEGLSARGVWPPSWTSEHINVLELKAIHLALQRFLPGLRSQHVLVRSDSTSAVYHVNHQGGTRSWRCLQVAEELLSWAWPRLASVRAVHVPSVENRAADIISRTGPLPGEWRLNPEVVSQVWAQYGTAQVDLFASAETTHCPEWYSLVGQGGSLGLDALSQDWPTGLLYAFPPSPHTRPE; this comes from the coding sequence ATGACGGCGTCTCTCACTCCACGGAGGGCAGACAGCTTGACCGAGGCTCTGACAGGCTTTCGGCTGGGCAGACTGGTCACCGCCCACAAAGTCCAGAGGCTGTTTGGCTTAATGGCCGCGGCAGCTGCGGTACTGCCAGGCCCCCTGCAGTGTTGGTTCAATGCCTTTCAGCTCCACCCGAGAGACGACAGGCATGTGAAGTTGCGGGTGTCTCCTGCTTGCATCCGAGCCCTGCGTCCTTGGACGGAACGGAGGTTCTTACTCCAGGGTGTTCCACTGGGGGGCcttcctcacaagaggcaagtcatctcgacagacgcttctctgacaggctggggagctgtctgggaagggctgtcagcgaggggcgtgtggcctccctcctggacgtcagagcacatcaacgtcctcgagctgaaggccatccatctcgccctgcagaggttcctgccagggttgcgaagccaacatgttctggtGAGGTCAGACAGCACCTCGGCGGTGTATCATGTCAATCACCAAGGCGGCACGAGGTCCTGGCGGTGCCTCCAGGTGGCGGAGGAGTTGCTGTCATGGGCATGGCCGCGTCTGGCTTCAGTGAGGGCAGTACACGTTCCAAGTGTGGAGAACAGGGCGGCCGACATTATCTCCAGGACCGGGCCACTCCCGGGGGAATGGAGATTGAACCCAGAGGTGGTCAGCCAGGTCTGGGCTCAGTATGGGACTGCACAAGTGGACCTGTTTGCGTCGGCGGAAACGACTCACTGCCCTGAGTGGTACTCTCTCGTGGGACAGGGAGGCAGTTTGGGCCTGGATGCTCTGTCACAAGACTGGCCGACAGGCTTGTTGTACGCTTTTCCTCCATCCCCAcacacaaggccagagtga